A portion of the Nitrospiraceae bacterium genome contains these proteins:
- a CDS encoding site-specific integrase produces the protein MTIKELLVLYERNHVAFLKDRVGTSRRIQRYVGQLAHLDLHAVKRMQVIDWFHAIAQQDGKQGANLALQQLHAIYARAIDWELFDGKNPADRIKKFPKRSRERFVQASEMPYLMAAIQEEMPRTSTYFLCLLWTGARRDEARLMKWTDLDLAKALWHKPTTKTGVPHTIPLPSQLVTKLQQLPRVNEWVFPSHPNGKNNFQAGQWSVTSVESAWQRIRARASLPDVRIHDLRRTCASWLAINGENLPVIQRTLNHSSLVSTQVYARLSVAPVRRALNDQAEQMLGSLPAEPVNAIPQEWPG, from the coding sequence ATGACCATTAAGGAATTGCTCGTGCTCTATGAGCGGAACCATGTGGCCTTTCTCAAGGATCGCGTGGGCACGAGTCGGCGCATTCAGCGATACGTGGGACAACTGGCTCACCTTGACCTGCACGCCGTGAAACGGATGCAGGTGATTGACTGGTTTCACGCCATTGCCCAACAGGATGGCAAACAGGGGGCGAATCTCGCTCTCCAGCAACTCCACGCCATCTATGCCCGTGCCATTGATTGGGAACTCTTCGATGGCAAGAATCCCGCCGATCGCATCAAGAAGTTCCCCAAACGCTCACGGGAGCGGTTCGTCCAAGCCTCGGAGATGCCGTATCTGATGGCCGCGATTCAGGAAGAAATGCCACGGACCTCCACGTACTTCCTCTGTTTATTGTGGACGGGGGCGCGTCGAGATGAAGCCCGGTTGATGAAGTGGACGGATCTTGATCTGGCGAAAGCCCTCTGGCACAAACCGACCACCAAGACGGGCGTGCCCCATACGATCCCACTTCCCTCACAACTCGTAACCAAACTCCAGCAGCTCCCACGGGTGAATGAATGGGTCTTTCCCTCTCACCCGAACGGGAAAAACAACTTCCAGGCCGGCCAATGGTCGGTGACCTCGGTGGAATCTGCGTGGCAGAGAATCCGGGCACGGGCCAGTTTGCCAGATGTGCGGATTCATGATCTCAGACGAACCTGTGCCTCGTGGCTCGCCATTAATGGGGAAAATCTGCCGGTTATTCAGCGGACGCTCAATCATTCGTCGCTCGTGAGTACGCAAGTGTATGCGCGGCTCTCCGTGGCCCCGGTGCGGCGAGCCTTGAACGATCAAGCGGAACAGATGCTCGGGTCTCTTCCAGCGGAACCCGTCAACGCGATACCGCAGGAGTGGCCGGGCTAA
- a CDS encoding tyrosine-type recombinase/integrase — translation MARKGGTDRGICQRKDRGGWWVRLFVHGRQRMYRCDSKSQAKALYGRLKAEIREGTYFPEKFAPKQDITVRAWIQRYLDGCTNRGLENERRYGRRWRLYLGSRLLQHVSTEELRRIQAKMRDKQQWSNGTINRHFGFLRRVLMIAVKDGKLTRNPVSAIRFLPEEHRTRFLTDEEISRLRPHVHPDLWKAVAFAIDTGLRRAEQFGLRWNQVNLEAGLLTIPLSKSGQTRHVPLSEGALALLRSLDSFLRSPWVFPSPKNTLKPWNGQSFVNHVFTPALVKAGIQGVCWHTLRHTAASRRVMAGVDLVSVQKIMGHLNIETTLRYAHLSPGHLREAVNRGSLSETATTTATRAVEPQPVPTGVDGEVLDIS, via the coding sequence ATGGCACGCAAAGGTGGAACCGACCGGGGGATCTGTCAGCGGAAAGACCGTGGGGGCTGGTGGGTCCGCCTCTTTGTGCATGGACGGCAACGCATGTATCGCTGCGATTCGAAATCGCAAGCCAAAGCGTTATACGGGCGACTGAAGGCCGAAATTCGCGAGGGTACCTATTTCCCAGAGAAGTTTGCTCCCAAACAGGACATTACGGTGCGGGCCTGGATCCAACGGTATCTGGATGGCTGCACCAATCGAGGGCTGGAGAATGAACGACGATACGGCCGCCGTTGGCGGCTCTATCTCGGCAGTCGTCTCCTGCAGCACGTGTCGACGGAAGAGCTGCGCCGGATTCAAGCCAAGATGCGAGATAAGCAGCAGTGGAGCAATGGCACCATCAATCGTCATTTTGGCTTTCTTCGACGCGTCCTGATGATTGCGGTGAAGGATGGGAAGTTGACCCGTAATCCGGTCTCCGCCATCCGCTTTCTCCCTGAAGAACACCGAACACGCTTTCTCACGGATGAGGAGATTAGCCGGCTTCGACCGCATGTGCATCCTGACCTGTGGAAAGCGGTCGCCTTTGCGATCGACACCGGCTTGAGGCGGGCAGAGCAATTTGGCTTGCGATGGAATCAGGTGAACCTGGAGGCGGGCCTGTTGACCATTCCCTTATCCAAAAGCGGCCAGACCCGTCATGTGCCACTGAGTGAGGGCGCCCTCGCGCTGCTGCGTTCCCTCGACTCGTTTCTCCGGTCTCCCTGGGTGTTCCCCAGTCCAAAAAATACTCTCAAGCCGTGGAACGGTCAGAGCTTCGTCAATCATGTGTTCACCCCCGCGCTGGTCAAAGCGGGCATTCAAGGCGTCTGCTGGCACACGTTACGGCATACCGCGGCCAGTCGACGGGTCATGGCCGGTGTCGATTTGGTGTCAGTCCAAAAGATCATGGGGCATCTCAATATCGAGACCACGCTGCGGTATGCCCACCTCTCACCGGGGCATCTCCGGGAGGCCGTGAACCGTGGAAGTCTGAGTGAAACCGCCACCACAACTGCTACCAGGGCGGTCGAGCCTCAACCCGTTCCAACGGGCGTTGACGGTGAAGTGCTTGATATCTCGTGA
- the gltX gene encoding glutamate--tRNA ligase, producing MSQVRVRFAPSPTGFLHIGGVRTALFNWLYARQQQGVFILRIEDTDQSRSTDESIEAIVEGMKWVGLDWDEGPYRQTERMDLYRGHAMQLLEKGQAYWCICKAEDLEARRKEAELKGLSPRYDGRCRNLGITKPTGEAALRFKAPQEGQTVIDDLIKGKVLFDNAVLDDLILLRSNGYPTYNFSVVVDDALMHISHVVRGDDHLTNTPRQVPIFQALGFPVPQFGHLPMILGSDKARLSKRHGATSIMAYKDMGYLPEAMVNYLARLGWSHGDQELFTRQELIEKFSWKNVQSSAAVFNSDKLLWLNAEYIKTSPPGQVALALVPLLDAAGLKDEVRSVSAEWLAKLVVLVRERTKTLVEMLEWVRPYFGQAVTFDEEAAGKFLTPAIASTLRKLLARFEAFSDFSKHEWEESFKLLVQEEGMKMGQLAQPVRVALTGRAASPGLFEVMEVLGRERTLFRLRKGIERTST from the coding sequence ATGAGCCAGGTTCGAGTCAGATTTGCTCCCAGCCCAACTGGGTTCCTGCATATCGGTGGCGTTCGAACCGCCTTGTTCAATTGGCTCTATGCCCGACAGCAACAGGGCGTTTTTATCTTGCGTATTGAAGACACCGACCAAAGCCGGTCAACCGACGAATCTATCGAAGCTATCGTCGAGGGCATGAAATGGGTCGGGCTGGATTGGGACGAAGGCCCCTATCGCCAAACCGAGCGCATGGACCTGTACCGGGGCCATGCGATGCAGTTACTTGAGAAGGGTCAGGCGTATTGGTGTATCTGTAAGGCGGAAGATCTGGAGGCCCGTCGGAAAGAGGCGGAGTTAAAGGGGCTGTCGCCGCGCTATGACGGCCGTTGTAGAAATCTGGGAATCACCAAACCGACCGGGGAAGCCGCCTTGCGATTCAAGGCACCACAGGAGGGCCAGACGGTCATCGATGATCTCATCAAGGGCAAGGTGTTGTTCGACAATGCTGTCTTGGACGATCTGATTCTCCTCCGATCCAATGGGTATCCGACTTACAACTTTTCTGTCGTCGTCGATGATGCCCTCATGCATATCTCCCACGTTGTGCGCGGGGATGATCACCTGACCAACACGCCGCGACAGGTACCGATTTTCCAGGCGCTCGGATTTCCCGTGCCACAGTTTGGTCATCTTCCGATGATTCTCGGATCTGATAAGGCACGGCTCTCCAAACGACACGGGGCTACGTCGATCATGGCCTATAAGGACATGGGGTATCTCCCGGAGGCTATGGTGAACTATCTGGCGCGACTTGGCTGGTCTCACGGTGATCAGGAATTGTTCACGCGTCAGGAATTGATAGAGAAATTCTCCTGGAAGAATGTGCAGTCATCCGCCGCCGTCTTCAATTCTGACAAATTGCTCTGGCTGAATGCCGAATACATTAAAACAAGTCCACCGGGACAGGTTGCACTGGCACTGGTTCCTCTCTTGGACGCTGCAGGCCTGAAAGACGAGGTCCGCTCAGTGTCGGCAGAGTGGCTCGCCAAACTCGTAGTGCTTGTGAGAGAGCGGACCAAAACCCTCGTTGAGATGCTGGAGTGGGTTAGGCCATATTTCGGGCAAGCGGTAACCTTTGACGAAGAAGCAGCCGGGAAGTTCCTCACGCCGGCGATCGCATCAACGCTGCGCAAGTTACTCGCGCGTTTCGAGGCATTTTCGGACTTCTCGAAACACGAGTGGGAAGAGAGCTTCAAGCTATTGGTCCAAGAGGAAGGCATGAAGATGGGTCAGCTGGCCCAGCCGGTTCGTGTGGCGCTCACCGGTCGCGCAGCCAGCCCTGGTCTGTTTGAAGTCATGGAAGTACTTGGGCGAGAGCGGACACTGTTCAGACTCCGCAAAGGAATCGAACGGACATCAACCTGA
- a CDS encoding FAD-dependent oxidoreductase — translation MAELTQPARVLSVNNLTPHVRQLVLLPAVQNIAFQPGQWVSIRIPLAGKPPLNRAYSMAAPSTPTGELTLVFDRVPGGLGSTYLYTLKPGSEVQLSGPHGKFVLPGQLDRELIMIARYTGLVPIRCMLKRLYARRQTAPIMLIVVAPAEEELLFHQELLSLAVTHPGFRYLPLVAAGGEQQGVDLTLSMLRPLIEGAPKVIPMLCGTKGFVRPLRAYLVGMGYDRKEVKTETYD, via the coding sequence ATGGCGGAACTCACGCAGCCGGCCAGGGTCCTCTCGGTGAACAACCTTACTCCTCACGTTCGTCAATTGGTTCTCCTCCCCGCCGTTCAGAATATTGCGTTTCAGCCAGGTCAATGGGTTTCCATCAGGATCCCACTTGCTGGCAAACCACCGCTCAACCGTGCCTACTCGATGGCAGCGCCCAGTACTCCCACAGGTGAATTGACCTTAGTGTTCGATCGTGTACCAGGCGGCTTGGGCAGCACATATCTCTATACCCTCAAGCCCGGTAGCGAAGTACAGCTTTCAGGCCCTCATGGAAAGTTTGTGCTTCCCGGGCAACTTGACCGAGAACTAATCATGATCGCTCGCTATACTGGCCTGGTCCCAATACGTTGTATGTTAAAACGGCTCTATGCCCGGCGACAGACTGCACCGATCATGTTGATTGTTGTTGCTCCTGCAGAGGAAGAACTGCTTTTTCACCAAGAGTTACTTTCCTTGGCAGTGACCCATCCGGGATTCCGCTATCTTCCGTTGGTGGCTGCTGGAGGGGAACAGCAGGGCGTTGATCTCACGCTTTCGATGCTCCGACCGTTGATAGAGGGAGCCCCAAAAGTGATCCCTATGCTGTGCGGAACGAAAGGGTTCGTGCGGCCGCTACGGGCGTATTTGGTAGGTATGGGATACGATCGGAAGGAGGTCAAAACGGAAACCTATGATTAA
- a CDS encoding 2Fe-2S iron-sulfur cluster-binding protein translates to MGGTNPYIEKADYQLPSKPYTVTYIAPSGEVTKVEVDPGKIPYGPTGLPGSILDVAMANGVELEHVCGGVCACSTCHVIVKQGLESCNEGTDDEFDQLDEAPMTTLQSRLACQCVPNGTKDIVVEIPAVNKNLVKEGHH, encoded by the coding sequence ATGGGCGGAACAAACCCCTATATTGAGAAGGCCGACTACCAACTCCCTAGCAAGCCTTATACGGTTACCTACATTGCTCCGAGCGGGGAAGTGACAAAAGTCGAAGTCGATCCTGGCAAGATTCCTTACGGTCCTACAGGGCTTCCCGGCAGCATTCTGGATGTGGCGATGGCCAATGGAGTCGAATTAGAGCATGTTTGTGGGGGGGTCTGTGCCTGCTCAACCTGTCATGTCATTGTGAAGCAGGGATTGGAAAGCTGCAATGAAGGGACAGATGACGAGTTCGATCAGCTGGATGAGGCGCCGATGACGACATTACAATCACGTCTCGCCTGCCAATGCGTGCCAAATGGCACGAAGGATATCGTCGTCGAAATACCGGCGGTGAACAAAAATCTTGTGAAAGAAGGGCACCATTAA
- a CDS encoding Rrf2 family transcriptional regulator produces the protein MLKISKKADYALMALQHIASVQFGDVTPGRVVNTKEIAEEYNIPLELLAKVLQTLAKHGMIESHNGPKGGYLLARSARQLTIAQILESIEGPLGITDCSHEREGELCLQREHCTIRTPLLKVQDSIYQLLNNMTLQDMMGGTPLITIQSPTAQGVER, from the coding sequence ATGTTGAAAATCTCGAAAAAAGCCGACTACGCCCTGATGGCGCTCCAGCATATCGCCTCCGTCCAATTTGGCGATGTGACCCCCGGTCGCGTGGTCAACACAAAAGAGATCGCTGAAGAATACAACATCCCGCTCGAACTGTTAGCGAAAGTGCTCCAGACACTAGCCAAGCATGGCATGATCGAAAGTCATAACGGTCCCAAGGGCGGCTACCTACTGGCCCGAAGCGCACGGCAATTGACCATTGCCCAGATCTTGGAAAGCATTGAAGGGCCGCTCGGCATTACGGACTGTTCTCATGAAAGAGAAGGTGAACTGTGCCTCCAGCGGGAACATTGTACCATTCGTACGCCGCTGCTGAAGGTCCAAGACAGCATTTACCAACTCCTGAATAATATGACCCTGCAAGACATGATGGGTGGCACACCGCTTATTACGATTCAGTCCCCTACGGCCCAAGGAGTCGAACGATGA
- a CDS encoding IscS subfamily cysteine desulfurase has protein sequence MKLPIFLDNHSTTPMDPRVLETMLPYFVEKFGNAASRNHAFGWEAEEAVEQARKQIAKLIKADAKEIVFTSGATEADNLAIKGVLEMYKEKGDHIITSSTEHRAVLDTAKALEAKGKATVTYLPVDKYGMVNPEDVRGAITEKTILISIMLANNEIGTINPIKEIGKIAKEKGVLFHCDATQGVGKIPVDVQEMGIDLMSFTAHKIYGPKGVGALYVRKKNPRVRIAAQMDGGGHERGMRSGTLPVPLIVGFGKACELCGLEMAAESVRLAAMRDRLQAGITKVLEETYLNGHPTHRLPGNLNISFAYVEGESLLMGMKDIALSSGSACTSATLEPSYVLRALGVGTELAHSSIRFGLGRFNTDEETDYAIKKVIEVVTKLREMSPLYEMAKEGVDLKSVQWAAH, from the coding sequence ATGAAATTGCCGATTTTTTTGGATAACCATTCCACCACGCCAATGGATCCGCGGGTATTGGAGACCATGCTCCCCTATTTTGTCGAGAAGTTTGGAAATGCTGCCAGCCGCAACCATGCCTTCGGATGGGAAGCAGAAGAAGCGGTCGAACAGGCCCGTAAGCAGATCGCTAAGCTAATCAAGGCCGATGCCAAAGAAATTGTCTTCACCAGCGGCGCTACCGAGGCGGACAATCTTGCGATCAAAGGCGTCCTGGAAATGTACAAAGAGAAGGGCGATCACATTATTACGTCGTCTACCGAACACCGCGCCGTTCTCGACACGGCGAAGGCCCTTGAGGCCAAGGGCAAGGCGACGGTGACATACCTCCCGGTTGACAAATACGGGATGGTGAATCCTGAAGACGTGCGGGGTGCGATCACGGAGAAGACGATTCTCATCTCCATCATGCTGGCCAATAACGAAATTGGCACGATCAACCCGATCAAAGAGATCGGCAAGATTGCCAAAGAAAAAGGCGTCCTTTTCCACTGCGACGCGACGCAGGGTGTGGGCAAGATCCCGGTCGATGTGCAGGAAATGGGTATCGACTTGATGTCGTTCACCGCCCACAAAATTTATGGCCCCAAAGGAGTGGGTGCGCTGTATGTACGGAAGAAGAATCCGCGGGTTCGCATCGCCGCTCAGATGGATGGCGGTGGACACGAGCGTGGTATGCGATCCGGGACACTCCCGGTTCCATTGATTGTCGGATTCGGTAAAGCGTGTGAATTGTGCGGACTGGAGATGGCCGCGGAATCGGTTCGGCTGGCCGCTATGCGCGATCGGCTTCAAGCCGGTATCACGAAGGTGCTGGAAGAGACCTATTTAAATGGCCATCCGACGCATCGGTTGCCGGGCAATCTGAATATCTCGTTTGCTTATGTTGAAGGCGAATCCTTATTGATGGGAATGAAAGACATCGCCCTCTCCTCCGGCTCTGCCTGCACTTCAGCGACGCTAGAACCCTCCTATGTGCTGCGGGCTCTCGGCGTCGGTACGGAGTTGGCTCACTCATCGATCCGTTTCGGATTGGGCAGATTCAATACGGACGAGGAGACTGACTACGCGATTAAGAAGGTTATTGAAGTGGTGACCAAGCTGCGGGAAATGTCTCCCCTGTATGAAATGGCAAAAGAAGGCGTTGATTTGAAATCGGTTCAGTGGGCCGCTCATTGA
- the iscU gene encoding Fe-S cluster assembly scaffold IscU: MAYSDKVVDHFNNPRNMGSFKKDEEDVGTGMVGAPECGDVMKLQIKVQNDTIVDAKFKTFGCGSAIASSSLATEWLKGKTLEEAQKIKNTDIVQELNLPPVKIHCSVLAEDAIKAALADYQKKADGKTAEAK; the protein is encoded by the coding sequence ATGGCCTACAGTGACAAAGTTGTTGATCACTTCAACAACCCTCGCAACATGGGGAGCTTTAAGAAGGATGAGGAAGACGTTGGTACCGGGATGGTCGGGGCACCGGAGTGCGGCGACGTGATGAAACTGCAGATCAAGGTGCAGAATGACACTATCGTCGACGCCAAGTTCAAGACCTTCGGATGCGGGTCTGCAATTGCCAGTTCCAGCCTCGCGACGGAATGGCTTAAGGGCAAGACCCTTGAGGAAGCTCAGAAAATCAAGAATACCGACATCGTGCAGGAGCTCAATCTTCCACCGGTGAAGATTCACTGTTCAGTCTTGGCTGAAGACGCCATCAAGGCGGCGCTGGCCGATTATCAGAAAAAGGCTGACGGAAAGACGGCCGAGGCGAAGTAA
- a CDS encoding iron-sulfur cluster assembly accessory protein, whose translation MDAMNTETHTPVVTLSEAALKEVKRLMNVQSVSEGGLRLGVKGGGCSGLSYTINFDEKIGQYDQVYDFDGVKVIVDAKSAIYLQGTQLDFQKDLMGGSFKFVNPNANKTCGCGESFSA comes from the coding sequence ATGGACGCCATGAACACAGAAACGCACACTCCGGTCGTCACGCTCAGCGAGGCTGCGCTGAAAGAAGTAAAGCGTCTCATGAACGTACAGAGCGTAAGCGAGGGAGGTCTTCGCCTCGGAGTCAAGGGCGGCGGCTGCTCAGGCTTGAGCTATACGATCAACTTCGACGAGAAAATCGGTCAGTACGATCAGGTTTACGACTTCGACGGCGTCAAGGTGATTGTCGACGCCAAAAGCGCGATTTATCTCCAAGGAACTCAACTGGACTTTCAAAAGGACTTGATGGGCGGAAGCTTCAAATTTGTGAACCCGAATGCCAATAAGACCTGTGGCTGTGGAGAGTCGTTTTCGGCCTGA
- the hscB gene encoding Fe-S protein assembly co-chaperone HscB produces MDHHTHNTTGRRELQMARSMCWHCQSEIAGEYFCERCVKVQPVSKELDYFTCLGFPRRLTIDQNALEAKFYELSRAFHPDFYQNKSVAEQAISLDNSALLNTAYRTLRDPIQRAEYLLDLEAGAAKEIRTSPPADLFEEIIELQEILDEYRATDRTSETEPKLRAKLQSERVALEHRQQSMETQLQQLFSQWDALQDRGEATVQARVERDRILKQMREILSNRTYVRNIVNDLVTTIAHT; encoded by the coding sequence ATGGACCATCACACACATAACACAACCGGCCGTCGTGAACTCCAGATGGCGCGCAGCATGTGCTGGCACTGTCAATCAGAAATCGCCGGGGAATATTTTTGTGAACGCTGCGTCAAGGTTCAACCGGTATCCAAAGAACTGGATTATTTCACCTGCCTGGGATTTCCTCGCCGTCTCACCATCGATCAGAATGCGCTCGAGGCCAAGTTCTACGAACTCAGCCGGGCATTTCATCCTGATTTCTACCAGAACAAGAGTGTTGCGGAACAGGCCATCAGCCTGGATAACTCCGCACTGCTTAATACTGCCTATCGGACGCTCCGCGATCCGATTCAGCGGGCTGAATATCTGCTAGACCTCGAAGCAGGTGCCGCCAAGGAAATCCGGACATCGCCTCCCGCGGATTTATTCGAAGAAATTATCGAGTTACAGGAAATCTTGGACGAGTACCGTGCCACAGATCGTACCTCGGAAACCGAGCCCAAGCTCCGTGCGAAGCTTCAATCCGAACGCGTAGCGCTTGAGCACCGACAACAGAGCATGGAAACCCAACTCCAGCAACTGTTTTCGCAGTGGGATGCGCTGCAAGATCGCGGTGAGGCTACTGTTCAGGCCCGGGTTGAGCGTGATCGAATCTTAAAACAAATGCGGGAAATTTTATCCAACCGGACCTATGTCAGAAACATCGTCAACGACTTGGTCACAACGATTGCACACACATGA
- the dnaK gene encoding molecular chaperone DnaK produces the protein MTRIVGIDLGTTNSLVAYMDQGTPRVIPGRTGRSMVPSVVAMTDNGLIVGDSAKEHLIRNPERTIYSVKRFMGKGLADVQGELAYFPYHLTEQGGVIRIKVGEKAYSPPQISAMILKELKYRAEAHLGENITKAVITVPAYFNDSQRQATKDAGMIAGLEVLRIINEPTAASLAYGLQKRTQGTIAVYDLGGGTFDISILKLKNGIFEVLATNGDTHLGGDDFDHRVADLLIKDVRTQHGIDLASYPDHMQAVRLEAEQAKIRLSDEFKTTATLELPDGKGRFTREVTRDQLESMTTDLIDRTLGPCRQALKDAGLTPDNIDEVVLVGGSTRMPLVRQRVHDLFGKPPHCELNPDEVVALGAAVQADILSGGTTDLLLLDVTPLSLGIETMGGVMSSLIRRNTTIPASTKEMFTTYVDGQTGVDIHILQGERELVKDNRSLARFRLKIPPLPAGVPRIEVTFLIDANGILNVSARDVRTGETQSIAVKPSYGLADEEVERMIGESFKFAAEDLRARQLIEASTEAEAMLRATEKALKQGGHLIGEQERSAIRASMVALESAKAGSDHKVIRARMTELEQTTHHLAEVLMDTSLKEALENKKLSEIT, from the coding sequence ATGACACGCATCGTCGGGATTGATTTAGGAACTACGAATTCCCTCGTCGCATACATGGACCAAGGGACGCCGCGCGTCATACCCGGACGGACCGGGCGTAGCATGGTCCCCTCTGTCGTCGCAATGACCGATAACGGGCTCATCGTCGGGGATTCCGCCAAAGAACACCTCATCCGCAATCCCGAACGCACAATCTATTCCGTTAAGCGGTTTATGGGGAAAGGACTAGCCGACGTGCAAGGCGAGCTCGCTTATTTCCCCTATCATCTCACTGAGCAAGGTGGTGTGATCAGGATCAAGGTGGGGGAGAAAGCCTATTCGCCGCCGCAGATCTCGGCGATGATTCTGAAGGAACTCAAGTACCGAGCTGAAGCCCATCTTGGTGAGAACATCACAAAGGCCGTCATCACGGTCCCTGCTTATTTCAACGATAGCCAGCGACAGGCCACGAAGGATGCCGGCATGATCGCCGGCCTCGAAGTCCTCCGGATCATCAATGAACCGACTGCGGCCTCTCTTGCTTACGGCTTACAGAAACGGACACAAGGTACCATTGCTGTGTATGACCTCGGTGGCGGCACGTTCGATATCTCCATTTTGAAACTCAAGAACGGCATATTCGAGGTTCTCGCGACGAACGGCGATACTCACCTGGGTGGTGATGATTTTGATCACCGTGTAGCCGATCTCCTCATAAAAGACGTTCGTACGCAGCATGGGATTGATCTCGCCAGTTACCCGGACCACATGCAGGCGGTGCGGCTTGAGGCAGAACAGGCGAAGATCCGACTTTCTGACGAATTCAAGACGACGGCCACACTTGAGCTACCTGATGGCAAAGGACGCTTTACTCGTGAGGTTACCCGTGACCAACTCGAATCCATGACGACGGATCTTATTGACCGTACCCTCGGGCCTTGTCGACAAGCTCTGAAGGATGCGGGTCTTACGCCAGACAATATCGATGAAGTTGTGCTTGTGGGCGGTTCGACGCGCATGCCTCTAGTTCGGCAACGGGTTCACGATCTGTTCGGTAAGCCGCCTCATTGCGAATTGAATCCGGATGAAGTGGTGGCGCTCGGCGCAGCGGTTCAAGCTGATATCCTGAGCGGCGGGACGACCGATCTACTGTTACTGGATGTCACTCCCCTTTCACTTGGCATTGAGACGATGGGCGGCGTAATGAGCAGCCTGATCCGCCGCAACACGACCATTCCAGCAAGCACGAAGGAGATGTTCACGACCTATGTGGATGGCCAAACAGGCGTGGATATTCATATTCTGCAGGGCGAACGAGAATTGGTGAAAGACAATCGCAGCCTCGCGCGGTTTCGGCTCAAAATTCCTCCGCTTCCCGCTGGTGTCCCACGTATCGAAGTCACGTTTCTTATCGACGCGAACGGAATCCTGAATGTCTCTGCACGGGATGTGCGGACGGGTGAAACCCAGTCGATCGCGGTCAAACCTTCTTACGGCCTCGCCGATGAAGAAGTGGAACGCATGATCGGCGAATCATTCAAGTTTGCCGCTGAAGACTTGAGAGCCAGGCAGTTAATTGAGGCCAGTACCGAAGCAGAGGCCATGCTAAGGGCCACGGAGAAAGCCCTTAAACAGGGTGGCCATTTGATCGGAGAACAAGAACGTTCTGCCATTAGGGCATCAATGGTCGCCCTTGAATCAGCCAAGGCGGGGTCTGACCATAAGGTAATTCGTGCCAGGATGACAGAGCTTGAACAGACTACGCACCATCTTGCTGAAGTTTTGATGGATACGTCTTTGAAGGAAGCGTTAGAGAATAAGAAGTTGTCGGAAATCACGTAG
- the iscX gene encoding Fe-S cluster assembly protein IscX, with protein MDLTWQDAEDIALRLVEEHPDTDPLTVRFTDMHGWIVALPDFKDDPKKSNEKILEAIQMAWHEEFQDSKS; from the coding sequence ATGGATTTGACATGGCAGGATGCAGAAGACATCGCCCTCAGGTTGGTGGAAGAACATCCGGATACCGACCCGCTTACAGTCCGCTTCACCGATATGCATGGGTGGATCGTGGCGCTTCCAGACTTTAAAGACGACCCGAAGAAATCGAACGAGAAGATTTTGGAAGCAATCCAAATGGCTTGGCACGAAGAATTTCAGGACTCCAAGTCTTAG